In the Candidatus Zixiibacteriota bacterium genome, one interval contains:
- a CDS encoding 2-oxoacid:ferredoxin oxidoreductase subunit beta has product MSTPRHRLMDFVREEIMPHRFCTGCGCGTVLNVFINAVEALELDRTKMVCVSGIGCSAWIPSPYFKADTLHTTHGRPIAFATGVKVMRPDLKVVVIAGDGDVSGIGGNHLIHAARRNIDLTVIMVNNMIYGMTGGQVAPTTPTGVKTTTTPYGNIEPPFNVADLVMAAGASYVSRWTTYHVFQLMKAMKDALSTEGFSFVEIMSQCPDNYGRRIGVRTGVEFLKRFKEQSVRVGKSRDMSEEELKGKFVIGNLCNKERPEYVSQLHKVTDDQVRQLAEETA; this is encoded by the coding sequence ATGAGCACACCCAGACACCGGCTCATGGACTTCGTTCGGGAAGAAATCATGCCGCACCGGTTTTGCACCGGATGTGGCTGCGGAACGGTTCTCAACGTGTTTATCAATGCCGTTGAAGCTCTCGAACTTGACAGGACGAAGATGGTCTGTGTCTCGGGGATAGGTTGCTCAGCCTGGATTCCCAGCCCGTATTTCAAGGCGGACACACTTCACACTACCCACGGTCGCCCCATTGCCTTTGCCACCGGCGTCAAAGTCATGCGCCCCGATCTCAAAGTTGTGGTGATTGCCGGAGATGGTGATGTTTCGGGGATCGGCGGTAATCATCTGATTCATGCCGCCCGCCGCAACATAGATTTGACCGTCATTATGGTGAACAATATGATCTACGGGATGACCGGTGGTCAGGTTGCCCCTACTACACCCACTGGGGTGAAGACAACAACCACTCCTTATGGTAATATCGAACCTCCCTTCAATGTGGCTGATCTGGTAATGGCGGCGGGGGCCAGCTACGTTTCCCGCTGGACGACCTACCATGTCTTCCAATTGATGAAAGCCATGAAAGACGCTCTGTCCACCGAAGGTTTCAGTTTCGTCGAGATCATGTCGCAGTGTCCCGACAACTATGGTCGCCGTATCGGTGTTCGCACCGGAGTGGAATTTCTAAAACGATTCAAGGAACAGTCGGTTCGGGTGGGGAAATCACGCGACATGTCTGAGGAGGAGCTTAAGGGCAAGTTCGTCATTGGCAATCTGTGTAACAAGGAGCGACCCGAGTATGTCTCCCAACTTCACAAAGTGACCGATGACCAAGTCAGGCAGTTGGCCGAGGAGACAGCCTGA